One Bacteroidota bacterium genomic window carries:
- a CDS encoding ABC transporter ATP-binding protein, translated as MSALIHLQHIQRRYIMGTEVLYALKDVNIEIFKGEYVALMGPSGSGKSTLMNVLGALDTPTSGTYMLNGKDVSSMGDNELADIRNQEIGFVFQTFNLLPRLSSLENVALPLIYAGIKKEERLERAMEVLKSVGLGDRVNHRPNELSGGQRQRVAVARALVNRPSIILADEPTGNLDTKTSVEIMQLFEDLHKQGNTIIVVTHEEDIAQRAKRIVRLRDGLVENADGTIPEWQLPKLEMA; from the coding sequence ATGAGTGCATTAATCCATTTACAACATATCCAACGCAGGTATATTATGGGCACCGAGGTGCTGTATGCTCTTAAAGATGTAAACATCGAAATATTTAAGGGTGAATACGTGGCTTTGATGGGACCTTCGGGTTCGGGAAAATCTACCTTGATGAATGTATTGGGAGCATTGGATACCCCAACATCGGGCACTTATATGCTGAACGGGAAAGATGTGAGCAGCATGGGGGATAATGAGCTGGCCGATATCCGTAATCAAGAAATCGGGTTCGTATTTCAAACGTTTAACCTATTGCCCCGTTTATCGTCTCTTGAGAACGTGGCGTTGCCCTTAATATATGCAGGGATAAAAAAAGAAGAACGTTTGGAGCGCGCCATGGAAGTGTTGAAATCAGTGGGTTTGGGCGACCGTGTTAACCACCGCCCGAATGAACTGTCGGGAGGCCAGCGTCAACGTGTTGCCGTGGCCCGCGCACTTGTAAACAGACCCAGTATTATATTGGCCGATGAGCCTACCGGTAACTTGGATACCAAAACCTCTGTTGAAATAATGCAGTTGTTTGAAGATTTACACAAACAAGGCAACACTATTATTGTGGTTACCCACGAAGAAGATATTGCACAGCGCGCCAAACGCATTGTTCGCTTACGCGACGGTTTGGTGGAGAATGCTGACGGTACAATACCCGAATGGCAATTGCCTAAGTTGGAAATGGCTTAG
- a CDS encoding winged helix DNA-binding domain-containing protein, whose protein sequence is MTKEEILEQRLQRQHFTRQPHTNAAELVTALVAVQSQEYAGAKWALGLRLPGTTDELIDAAFNAGEILRTHVLRPTWHFVAPQDIRSLLQLTAPYIHALSDYYYRQKQLDAKVFLQCNSIIEKALRDNNYLTREELKEEFDKHGIETDTLRLAYIMMQAELEGLICSGPRKGKQFTYALMDERVPATKPLKREEALEQFTRRYFDGHGPATIHDMAKWSGLRIGDVKEGISLAGNSLQSEMVGKHEFWFTPLMPIENSNTDNVWMLPTYDEYVIGYKVNEVFMDVAKPQGSLTFDSTVMINGVLKGCWRRTINKKTAVFEVSMFTKPEKALRKQIEAACEKYATFFGVKAEVFFV, encoded by the coding sequence ATGACTAAGGAAGAAATACTTGAGCAGCGCTTGCAAAGGCAGCATTTTACCCGACAGCCGCATACCAACGCTGCTGAATTGGTGACTGCTTTGGTAGCTGTGCAATCGCAAGAATATGCAGGAGCCAAATGGGCACTGGGCTTGCGTTTGCCCGGCACAACCGACGAGTTGATTGATGCTGCCTTTAATGCGGGCGAGATACTGCGAACACACGTGCTTAGGCCTACGTGGCATTTTGTGGCTCCGCAGGATATACGCAGTTTACTGCAACTTACTGCACCCTACATTCATGCCCTTAGCGATTACTACTATCGGCAAAAACAGTTGGATGCAAAAGTGTTTTTGCAATGCAATTCTATTATTGAAAAGGCACTGCGTGATAATAACTACCTTACACGTGAAGAGCTGAAAGAAGAGTTTGATAAGCACGGAATAGAGACAGATACGTTACGGCTGGCTTATATAATGATGCAGGCAGAGCTTGAAGGACTTATTTGCAGCGGCCCACGAAAGGGAAAACAGTTTACCTATGCACTAATGGATGAGCGGGTACCAGCCACTAAGCCCTTGAAACGAGAAGAAGCTTTGGAACAGTTTACTCGGCGTTATTTTGACGGGCACGGGCCTGCCACCATACATGATATGGCCAAATGGAGCGGTTTGAGAATAGGGGATGTGAAAGAGGGGATAAGCTTGGCCGGAAACAGCTTACAATCAGAAATGGTGGGAAAGCATGAGTTTTGGTTTACACCTTTAATGCCGATTGAAAATAGTAATACTGATAACGTTTGGATGTTGCCTACCTACGATGAATATGTGATAGGATATAAAGTAAACGAGGTATTTATGGATGTTGCAAAACCCCAAGGTAGTTTAACTTTTGACAGCACCGTGATGATTAACGGAGTACTGAAGGGCTGCTGGCGACGAACTATCAACAAAAAGACAGCTGTTTTTGAAGTTAGTATGTTTACAAAACCAGAAAAGGCCCTGCGAAAGCAAATAGAAGCGGCATGCGAGAAATACGCAACCTTTTTTGGGGTAAAAGCAGAAGTGTTTTTTGTTTGA
- a CDS encoding damage-inducible protein DinB: MILTQTTEISLKTQMEDFAAYNQWANKTLVDWLKTKPVEVFTKNIPSSFPTLQKTLMHIWDVEQGWIARLQGMATKSFTWEGFDGTLEDIIEGLLEQSENTALYVQALTEDELMGDCFFSIPYVGDHTVSRYEILQHAFCHSIYHRGQVITMGRNLGFTDAPMTDFMFYLLRVKRALHD; the protein is encoded by the coding sequence ATGATACTTACACAAACCACCGAAATTTCACTTAAAACACAAATGGAGGATTTTGCTGCCTATAACCAATGGGCTAACAAAACACTGGTTGATTGGCTGAAGACCAAACCAGTTGAAGTGTTTACCAAAAACATACCCTCAAGCTTCCCTACTTTGCAAAAAACATTGATGCACATTTGGGATGTTGAACAAGGTTGGATAGCAAGATTACAGGGTATGGCTACAAAATCGTTCACGTGGGAAGGGTTTGACGGAACACTTGAGGATATTATCGAGGGGCTACTGGAGCAATCTGAAAATACAGCATTGTATGTACAGGCTCTTACCGAAGATGAGTTAATGGGCGATTGCTTTTTCTCCATACCCTATGTGGGCGATCATACCGTATCTCGCTACGAAATCTTGCAACACGCGTTTTGCCACAGTATTTACCATAGGGGGCAAGTAATAACCATGGGACGTAACTTAGGGTTTACGGATGCACCCATGACTGATTTTATGTTTTATCTTCTACGTGTGAAACGCGCATTACATGACTAA
- a CDS encoding NUDIX hydrolase, whose product MSQENPWTTLSSEIVHETPWVRINHHKVINPGGSNGIYTVTEFKNLAIGVLPLDDDYNTWIVGQYRYPINQYSWEIPEGGGHLDVEPIESAKRELQEECGVIARDWQLLLTSHTSNSATNEYAYMYVAKGLSFTEPHPDDDERLEVRKLPFAELYRMVMDNEVTDSLTVMTVLKAKIWMDEGKI is encoded by the coding sequence GTGAGTCAGGAAAACCCTTGGACGACTTTATCATCAGAGATTGTGCACGAAACCCCTTGGGTTCGCATTAACCACCATAAGGTAATAAACCCCGGCGGCAGCAATGGCATTTATACAGTTACCGAGTTTAAAAACCTTGCTATTGGAGTATTACCGCTTGACGATGACTATAATACTTGGATTGTGGGCCAATACCGCTACCCTATTAACCAATACAGTTGGGAAATACCAGAAGGCGGCGGTCATTTGGATGTGGAGCCGATAGAGAGTGCCAAGCGTGAATTGCAAGAGGAATGCGGAGTGATAGCCCGTGATTGGCAGCTATTACTCACCAGCCATACCAGCAACAGTGCTACTAACGAATATGCCTATATGTATGTAGCAAAGGGATTGAGCTTTACCGAACCACACCCCGACGATGATGAACGTCTTGAGGTGCGCAAACTGCCTTTTGCTGAATTGTACCGCATGGTAATGGATAACGAAGTGACCGACAGTCTTACGGTAATGACGGTGCTTAAGGCCAAAATATGGATGGACGAGGGAAAGATTTGA
- a CDS encoding methyltransferase domain-containing protein gives MTTYNTIGSQYNQTRTADPYLAQTLFGLLQPQPEGVCLDIGCGTGNYTITLAHKGINMVGVEPSTLMLEQAKTKSQSVKWQLGSAENIPFTDNYFDGAIGTLTIHHWTNLILAFKELYRVLKPNARMVIFTSTAEQMQGYWLNHYFPKMLERSIRQMPSYTAIESAVSEAGLNITANHKYYVKNDLQDKFLYVGKNQPKLYFDAQIRQGISSFAALANKEEVEQGLAQLATDIERGTFEKVKARYNDELGDYLFVVIEK, from the coding sequence ATGACGACCTATAACACCATTGGCAGCCAATACAATCAAACACGTACCGCCGACCCGTATTTGGCGCAAACGCTTTTTGGATTATTACAGCCACAACCTGAAGGGGTTTGTTTGGATATAGGGTGCGGTACGGGCAATTATACTATCACGCTGGCCCACAAAGGCATTAACATGGTGGGTGTTGAACCTTCAACATTGATGTTAGAGCAAGCCAAAACCAAAAGTCAATCGGTGAAATGGCAATTAGGCAGTGCAGAGAACATTCCGTTTACCGACAATTATTTTGACGGAGCGATAGGTACTCTTACCATTCACCACTGGACTAATTTAATTCTTGCTTTTAAAGAGCTGTACCGTGTGTTGAAACCCAATGCCCGTATGGTAATTTTTACCTCAACGGCTGAGCAAATGCAAGGGTATTGGCTCAATCATTATTTCCCTAAAATGCTTGAACGCTCAATCCGTCAGATGCCATCATACACCGCTATTGAATCCGCTGTTTCGGAAGCGGGATTAAACATTACTGCCAATCATAAGTACTACGTGAAAAACGACTTGCAGGACAAGTTTTTGTACGTGGGTAAAAATCAACCTAAACTATACTTTGATGCTCAAATACGTCAGGGTATTTCTTCGTTTGCTGCCCTGGCAAACAAAGAAGAAGTGGAACAAGGACTTGCACAACTTGCTACTGATATTGAACGCGGAACTTTTGAAAAAGTTAAAGCCCGCTATAACGATGAGTTGGGTGACTACTTGTTTGTAGTAATCGAAAAATAA